One stretch of Rhizobium rhizoryzae DNA includes these proteins:
- a CDS encoding PBP1A family penicillin-binding protein yields the protein MASGKRPRERVEPSFGADQDNDSGELRLGAGERIVGHSSRKSKRVPVEDIDDDDDGEEEDLEPRTRRAKPARTKRPARASRGGGFFGAIRSLLYWCIVLGIWAGIAVGGVVIYFAAQMPSASTWSIPDRPPNVKITALDGTLVANRGTTGGEAIALEEMSPYLPQAVMAIEDRRFYYHFGVDPLGLARAFVNNLTGRSIQGGSTLTQQLAKNLFLSPERTFERKVQEVLLSFWLEHKFTKDQILAMYLNRMYFGSNAYGVEAASQRYFNKSARDVNLAEAATLAGLLKAPSRLSPARDPKAAEERAQVVLGAMREEGYVTAEEAKTAMSQPPAKARSYWSGAEHYAADMVIDEVKALIGDVKTDINVQTTLDMRLEKQAEAALTAALDKEGRKVNASQAALVSVDATGAIRAVVGGRDYTDSQFNRAAKAKRQPGSAFKPFVYAAALEAGYRPDTLMNDGPVRIGNWTPENYDQKYRGQVTLSTALAHSLNTIAAQLVMQVGPKNVISVAHRLGIDSDLQENASIALGTSEVSLVELTSSYAAFMNGGMKATPHLVTRITDTSGKVLYEADYSNPPRVLSEQVVANLNGMLNRVMTEGTGRAAQLSKWQAAGKSGTTQSFRDAIFVGFTSTMTTGIWFGNDDGTPMKKVTGGGLPARAWKTYMTAALEGYKPTPLFGVGIQPAKPEPQTTLSDIISGVLPGVGGSRDDFPPAPDAPPEDVPVQGQASYPAAPPPVQQGYPAQPQQPVTREPAMRDPAQRAPSQRDPAPVDRRQQAVQPNYPPGAVPDYRARDGGQMVPPADVPNRGYQDYRQYRGPYDDRVPPDAVLEGRAPPDAVLEGPVPPGDVGGSSRRGQPRESTLFDIIMGQ from the coding sequence ATGGCATCGGGCAAGAGACCGCGCGAACGCGTCGAGCCATCATTTGGCGCCGATCAGGACAATGATTCAGGCGAACTGCGTCTCGGCGCAGGAGAGCGGATCGTCGGTCACTCTTCCCGCAAGTCGAAGCGTGTTCCCGTTGAAGACATCGATGACGATGATGATGGGGAGGAAGAGGACCTGGAGCCGCGAACCCGGCGTGCGAAACCGGCAAGGACGAAGCGGCCAGCCCGCGCAAGTCGCGGTGGCGGCTTCTTTGGTGCAATCCGCTCTTTGCTCTACTGGTGCATCGTTCTGGGAATATGGGCCGGTATCGCGGTCGGCGGCGTGGTTATCTATTTCGCCGCTCAGATGCCGAGTGCCAGCACCTGGTCGATCCCCGACCGCCCTCCCAATGTGAAGATTACTGCGCTGGATGGAACGCTGGTCGCCAATCGCGGTACGACCGGAGGCGAGGCGATAGCGCTCGAGGAGATGTCGCCCTATCTGCCCCAAGCCGTCATGGCCATCGAAGACCGCCGCTTCTACTATCATTTCGGCGTCGATCCCCTTGGTCTTGCGCGTGCCTTCGTCAACAATCTGACGGGCCGTAGCATTCAGGGCGGTTCGACTCTGACCCAGCAATTGGCAAAGAACCTGTTTCTATCGCCGGAGCGGACATTCGAGCGCAAGGTACAGGAGGTGCTGCTCTCCTTCTGGCTGGAGCACAAGTTCACCAAGGATCAGATCCTCGCGATGTACCTGAACCGCATGTATTTCGGTTCGAACGCCTATGGCGTGGAAGCAGCGTCCCAGCGCTATTTCAACAAGTCCGCGCGAGACGTGAATCTTGCGGAAGCCGCCACGCTTGCGGGTCTCCTGAAGGCGCCGAGCCGTCTTTCTCCAGCCCGCGATCCGAAAGCGGCCGAAGAGCGGGCGCAAGTCGTATTGGGGGCCATGCGCGAGGAAGGTTATGTGACCGCCGAGGAAGCAAAGACCGCCATGTCGCAGCCGCCTGCCAAGGCGCGTTCCTACTGGTCCGGAGCCGAGCATTACGCCGCCGACATGGTGATCGACGAGGTCAAGGCGCTCATTGGTGATGTGAAGACGGACATCAACGTTCAAACGACCCTGGACATGCGGCTGGAAAAGCAGGCGGAAGCTGCACTGACCGCAGCACTGGACAAGGAAGGCCGCAAGGTCAATGCGTCCCAGGCGGCTCTCGTTTCGGTGGATGCGACCGGAGCCATCCGCGCCGTGGTCGGCGGACGCGATTATACCGATAGCCAGTTCAATCGCGCGGCCAAGGCCAAGCGCCAGCCGGGCTCTGCCTTCAAGCCCTTTGTCTATGCTGCGGCACTTGAGGCTGGTTACAGGCCCGACACCCTGATGAATGACGGGCCGGTGAGGATCGGCAACTGGACGCCGGAAAATTATGACCAGAAATATCGCGGCCAAGTCACTCTCTCGACTGCGCTCGCCCACTCGCTGAACACGATTGCGGCCCAACTCGTGATGCAGGTCGGTCCGAAGAATGTGATTTCGGTGGCGCACCGGCTGGGCATTGATTCCGATCTGCAGGAAAACGCATCCATCGCGCTCGGAACGTCGGAAGTCTCACTGGTGGAGCTGACCTCCTCCTACGCAGCCTTCATGAACGGGGGCATGAAGGCGACACCGCATCTGGTGACCCGCATCACCGATACGAGCGGCAAGGTTCTTTACGAGGCAGACTATTCCAACCCGCCGCGCGTGCTGAGCGAACAGGTTGTGGCCAATCTGAACGGCATGCTGAACCGCGTGATGACGGAGGGTACGGGTCGTGCAGCGCAGCTTTCCAAATGGCAGGCGGCGGGCAAATCTGGTACGACGCAATCGTTCCGAGACGCGATCTTCGTCGGTTTCACCAGCACCATGACGACGGGCATCTGGTTCGGCAACGACGATGGGACGCCGATGAAGAAGGTGACCGGAGGCGGACTGCCTGCCCGCGCGTGGAAGACCTACATGACGGCAGCACTTGAGGGCTACAAGCCGACGCCTCTCTTTGGCGTTGGCATCCAGCCCGCCAAGCCGGAGCCGCAGACAACCTTGAGCGATATCATTTCCGGTGTTCTCCCGGGTGTTGGTGGATCGCGCGACGATTTCCCGCCCGCACCTGATGCGCCGCCGGAAGATGTGCCCGTACAGGGCCAGGCAAGCTATCCGGCAGCGCCGCCGCCGGTCCAGCAGGGGTACCCAGCACAGCCGCAGCAGCCCGTGACACGGGAACCCGCCATGCGCGACCCCGCGCAACGGGCGCCTTCCCAGCGTGATCCAGCCCCTGTGGACCGACGCCAGCAGGCGGTTCAACCGAACTATCCGCCGGGAGCCGTTCCCGATTACAGGGCTCGCGATGGCGGGCAGATGGTGCCTCCGGCCGATGTGCCCAATCGAGGCTACCAGGACTATCGCCAGTATCGCGGACCCTATGACGACCGTGTCCCCCCGGATGCCGTTCTCGAAGGCCGGGCACCTCCCGATGCCGTGCTGGAAGGGCCTGTTCCGCCGGGGGATGTGGGTGGAAGCAGTCGTCGCGGACAGCCACGCGAATCGACACTTTTCGATATCATCATGGGCCAATAG
- a CDS encoding YbaK/EbsC family protein, whose translation MSLQSVKDFFAVHAPDISVIETEASSATVALAAEAHGVDPDQIAKTICLRAGDEVVLLVASGMSRLDNRKFRDRFGAKPRMLEADEVVARTSHPVGGVCPFGVAEPLQIYCDESLRRFELVVPAGGATNAAVKISPQKMAELTSAIWVDVCQPPKAPEA comes from the coding sequence ATGAGCCTACAGTCCGTCAAAGATTTTTTCGCCGTTCATGCACCCGATATTTCGGTCATCGAGACCGAGGCCAGTTCGGCTACTGTTGCCCTTGCCGCCGAGGCGCACGGCGTTGATCCAGACCAGATCGCGAAGACCATCTGCTTGCGAGCAGGGGATGAAGTCGTGCTGCTTGTTGCCTCTGGGATGAGCCGTCTCGACAATCGAAAATTCAGAGACCGCTTTGGGGCAAAGCCGCGCATGCTGGAGGCCGATGAGGTCGTGGCGCGCACAAGTCATCCCGTCGGGGGTGTCTGCCCGTTCGGTGTTGCTGAACCTCTGCAGATCTACTGCGACGAATCCTTGCGAAGGTTCGAGCTCGTCGTCCCGGCAGGCGGCGCAACCAATGCCGCCGTGAAGATTTCGCCACAAAAAATGGCGGAGTTGACCTCCGCCATTTGGGTCGATGTTTGCCAACCGCCAAAGGCGCCAGAAGCTTAG
- a CDS encoding cold-shock protein, which yields MATGTVKWFNATKGFGFIQPDDGAADVFVHISAVERAGMAGLKDGQKIAYELVTDRRSGRVSADSLQAA from the coding sequence ATGGCTACTGGTACTGTAAAGTGGTTCAATGCAACCAAGGGCTTCGGCTTCATCCAGCCTGACGACGGCGCTGCCGACGTTTTCGTTCACATCTCTGCTGTTGAGCGCGCTGGCATGGCCGGCCTCAAGGACGGCCAGAAGATCGCTTACGAACTGGTCACCGACCGTCGTTCGGGCCGCGTTTCGGCTGACAGCCTGCAGGCTGCCTGA
- a CDS encoding dipeptidase, translating into MTDLTPVLDRADKNLDKSLERLFELVRIPSISTDPSYKADCRKAAEWLVSALTELGFTASVRDTPGHPMVVAHHEAGRADAPHVLFYGHYDVQPVDPLELWENDPFAPAIKELDGGRKIITGRGTSDDKGQLLTFLEACRAYKDTVGSLPVKITILFEGEEESGSPSLKPFLEANRDELKAEYALVCDTGMWDTQTPAIAATLRGLVGEEVTVQAADRDLHSGLFGGAAANPIHILTTALAGLRDETGRITLPGFYDGVEETPENIKASWGTLGRDAKSFLGEVGLSEPSGEKGRSVLELTWARPTCEVNGIWGGYTGEGFKTVIAAKASAKISFRLVGTQDPDKIRESFRTYIRSMIPADCSVEFHEHGGSPAIQLSYDSPVLTKAKAALSDEWPKPAVIVGMGGSIPIVGDFQTYLGMDSLLVGFGLIDDRIHSPNEKYDLNSFHKGIRSWVRILAAL; encoded by the coding sequence ATGACCGATCTCACTCCCGTTCTCGACCGGGCGGACAAGAACCTCGACAAAAGCCTTGAGCGCCTTTTCGAACTGGTGCGCATTCCCTCGATCTCCACCGATCCATCCTACAAGGCCGATTGCCGCAAGGCCGCTGAATGGCTGGTGTCGGCGCTCACGGAACTGGGGTTCACGGCTTCGGTTCGCGATACTCCCGGCCACCCGATGGTGGTCGCCCATCATGAGGCCGGTCGTGCGGATGCGCCGCATGTGCTGTTTTACGGTCACTACGACGTCCAGCCGGTCGATCCGCTGGAGCTTTGGGAAAACGATCCGTTTGCTCCGGCCATCAAGGAGCTCGACGGTGGCCGCAAGATCATCACTGGTCGCGGCACCTCCGACGACAAGGGCCAGTTGCTGACCTTCCTCGAAGCCTGCCGCGCCTACAAGGACACTGTCGGCTCCCTACCGGTGAAGATCACCATCCTGTTCGAGGGTGAAGAGGAGTCGGGCTCCCCATCGCTGAAGCCATTTCTGGAAGCGAACCGGGATGAGCTGAAGGCGGAGTATGCGCTCGTTTGCGACACGGGCATGTGGGACACGCAAACGCCCGCAATTGCCGCGACCCTTCGCGGTCTCGTCGGAGAAGAAGTCACAGTGCAAGCTGCCGATCGTGACCTGCACTCCGGCCTGTTCGGCGGCGCTGCTGCGAACCCGATCCACATCCTGACGACTGCGCTTGCCGGCCTTCGCGATGAAACAGGCCGCATCACGCTTCCCGGCTTTTATGATGGCGTCGAGGAAACGCCGGAAAACATCAAGGCAAGCTGGGGAACGCTCGGTCGCGATGCCAAAAGCTTCCTCGGCGAAGTTGGCCTGTCCGAACCATCTGGCGAGAAGGGCCGCTCCGTCCTGGAACTCACTTGGGCAAGACCGACCTGCGAGGTCAATGGCATTTGGGGCGGCTACACGGGCGAAGGGTTCAAGACGGTCATTGCCGCCAAGGCATCCGCCAAGATCTCGTTCCGACTCGTGGGAACACAGGACCCTGACAAGATCCGCGAGAGTTTCCGCACCTATATCCGCTCAATGATCCCGGCAGATTGCTCGGTCGAGTTTCATGAGCATGGCGGATCGCCTGCCATCCAGTTGTCCTATGATTCGCCCGTGCTGACGAAGGCCAAGGCCGCTCTTTCCGACGAATGGCCGAAACCTGCCGTGATCGTCGGGATGGGGGGCTCGATCCCGATCGTCGGCGACTTCCAGACCTATCTCGGAATGGATTCCCTGCTGGTTGGCTTCGGCCTGATCGATGACCGAATTCATTCGCCAAACGAGAAGTACGATCTCAATTCCTTCCACAAGGGCATCCGCTCCTGGGTGCGTATTCTTGCGGCTCTTTGA
- a CDS encoding MarR family winged helix-turn-helix transcriptional regulator codes for MPFERSDSALYLATQLAKGLSRALQKRATALGFSPGQFPVLLSLWHEDGLTQRQLLDRLDVEQATLANTLARMERDGLIHRTPHPTDRRAQIIVLTEHGRSLERLAIEAAAHADDEVFAGFRRFERELLMEYMRMAIANARRLDDPSEQGRS; via the coding sequence ATGCCATTTGAACGCTCGGATTCTGCGCTGTATCTCGCCACGCAACTGGCCAAGGGGCTTTCTCGCGCCTTGCAGAAACGGGCAACGGCGCTGGGTTTCTCCCCAGGCCAGTTTCCAGTGCTTCTGTCGCTTTGGCACGAGGACGGACTGACCCAGCGCCAGCTCCTTGACCGGCTGGATGTCGAGCAGGCGACATTGGCAAATACGCTCGCACGCATGGAGCGCGATGGCCTCATCCATCGAACGCCGCATCCCACCGACCGGCGTGCCCAGATCATTGTCCTGACGGAACACGGTCGTTCGCTGGAACGTCTGGCGATCGAAGCCGCAGCCCATGCGGATGATGAGGTCTTTGCCGGGTTTCGTCGTTTCGAGCGAGAACTGTTGATGGAATACATGCGCATGGCCATCGCCAATGCGCGCAGGCTGGACGATCCTTCGGAGCAGGGTCGCTCCTGA
- the polA gene encoding DNA polymerase I — protein MKTGDHLFLVDGSGFIFRAFHAIPALNRKSDGLPVNAVSGFCNMLWKLLRDARNTDVGVTPTHLAVIFDYSSTTFRKEIYPLYKANRSAPPEDLIPQFGLIRHATRAFNLPCIETEGFEADDIIATYARAAEAIGADVTIVSSDKDLMQLVTPNVHMYDAMKDKQIGIPDVIEKWGVPPEKMIDLQAMTGDSTDNVPGIPGIGPKTAAQLLEEFGDLETLLARASEIKQVKRRENIVANADLARLSRQLVALRTDVPLELGLEELVLEKQDGPKLIAFLKAMEFTTLTRRVAETCDCDASAIEPAEVPVEWGATAHGPDLDPGVAEGQDAEAPKAATASAKPASASSADGARAMDLAAQRHEAFSGHKIDHASYTTIRTVENLKLWIAAARETGIVAFDTETTSLDPMQAELVGVSLAIQDNTQQPNANEIRAAYLPLAHKAGADDLFSDGVKLVENQVPMAEALALLKELLEDPSVLKVAQNLKYDYLVIKRHGITLRGFDDTMLISYVLEAGAGNHGMDALSERWLGHTPIAYKDVAGSGKSAVTFDYVDIDKATAYAAEDSDVTLRLWLTLKPRLAAAGLTRVYERLERPLVPVLAHMEERGITIDRQILSRLSGELAQKAASFEDEIYELAGERFNIGSPKQLGDILFGKMGLPGGSKTKTGQWSTSAQVLEDLAAQGEPLPRKIVDWRQLTKLKSTYTDALPSYVHPETKRVHTSYSLASTTTGRLSSSEPNLQNIPVRNAEGRKIRTAFISTPGHKLLSADYSQIELRVLAHVADIPQLRQAFAEGIDIHAMTASEMFGVPVEGMPSEVRRRAKAINFGIIYGISAFGLANQLSIERSEAGDYIKKYFERFPGIRDYMESTKAFARENGYVETIFGRRAHYPDIKSSNPSVRAFNERAAINAPIQGSAADIIRRAMVQIEPALAKSGLGEKVRMLLQVHDELIFEVEDEAVGVAMPVIVHTMENAALPALELKVPLKVDARAASNWDEAH, from the coding sequence ATGAAAACAGGCGATCATCTCTTCCTCGTTGACGGTTCGGGTTTCATCTTCCGCGCCTTTCACGCCATCCCTGCCCTGAACCGCAAGTCGGACGGCCTGCCCGTCAATGCGGTCTCAGGCTTCTGCAACATGCTGTGGAAGCTCCTGCGCGATGCGCGCAACACCGATGTCGGAGTGACGCCGACGCATCTCGCCGTCATTTTCGACTATTCCTCGACGACCTTTCGCAAGGAAATCTACCCTCTCTACAAGGCGAACCGCTCGGCCCCGCCGGAGGACCTGATCCCGCAATTCGGTCTGATCCGCCACGCGACGCGCGCCTTCAATCTGCCTTGCATCGAGACGGAAGGTTTCGAGGCGGATGACATCATCGCGACCTATGCTCGTGCGGCAGAGGCCATCGGCGCCGATGTCACCATCGTTTCCTCCGACAAGGACCTGATGCAGCTCGTTACGCCCAACGTGCATATGTACGACGCGATGAAGGACAAGCAGATCGGCATTCCTGATGTCATCGAGAAATGGGGCGTGCCGCCTGAAAAGATGATCGATCTTCAGGCGATGACCGGCGATTCGACCGACAACGTTCCCGGCATTCCCGGGATTGGCCCGAAGACCGCCGCTCAGCTTCTGGAAGAATTCGGCGATCTCGAAACCCTATTGGCCCGGGCCTCGGAGATCAAACAGGTCAAGCGACGCGAAAACATTGTCGCCAATGCGGATCTAGCCCGTCTTTCCCGCCAGTTGGTGGCGCTTCGCACGGATGTGCCGCTGGAGCTTGGCCTGGAAGAGCTGGTTCTGGAAAAACAGGACGGACCGAAGCTCATCGCCTTCCTGAAGGCCATGGAATTCACCACGCTGACCCGTCGCGTTGCAGAGACTTGTGATTGCGATGCGTCTGCCATCGAGCCCGCGGAAGTGCCGGTCGAATGGGGGGCAACAGCCCATGGACCGGATCTCGATCCGGGCGTGGCCGAGGGTCAGGATGCGGAAGCGCCGAAGGCTGCGACAGCGTCCGCCAAGCCCGCCTCTGCGTCCTCGGCGGATGGCGCAAGGGCCATGGATTTGGCAGCGCAGAGGCATGAGGCCTTTTCCGGTCACAAGATCGACCACGCCTCCTATACGACGATCCGCACGGTCGAAAACCTGAAGCTCTGGATCGCTGCTGCCCGGGAAACGGGCATCGTGGCCTTTGATACGGAAACCACTTCGCTCGATCCCATGCAGGCGGAGCTGGTGGGTGTCTCGCTTGCCATTCAGGACAATACCCAACAGCCGAACGCGAACGAGATCCGGGCGGCCTATCTGCCGCTGGCGCACAAGGCGGGTGCCGACGATCTGTTCAGCGATGGCGTAAAGCTTGTCGAGAACCAGGTTCCGATGGCAGAGGCTCTGGCGCTCCTGAAGGAGCTGCTGGAAGATCCGTCTGTCCTGAAGGTCGCGCAAAACCTCAAATACGACTATCTCGTCATCAAGCGCCACGGCATCACGTTGCGGGGCTTCGATGATACCATGCTCATCTCCTATGTGCTGGAAGCGGGTGCTGGCAATCATGGCATGGATGCGCTGTCGGAGCGCTGGCTTGGCCATACGCCGATTGCTTACAAGGATGTGGCTGGCAGCGGGAAATCCGCCGTGACGTTCGATTATGTCGACATCGACAAGGCCACCGCCTATGCCGCCGAAGACTCCGACGTGACACTGCGCCTCTGGCTGACCTTGAAGCCGCGCCTCGCCGCCGCTGGTCTTACCCGCGTCTATGAGCGGCTGGAGCGTCCGCTCGTGCCGGTTCTGGCCCATATGGAAGAACGCGGCATCACCATCGACCGGCAGATCCTGTCGCGCCTTTCCGGCGAACTGGCGCAAAAGGCGGCAAGCTTCGAGGACGAAATCTATGAGCTGGCGGGCGAGCGCTTCAATATCGGCTCGCCGAAGCAGCTGGGCGATATCCTGTTCGGCAAAATGGGCCTTCCCGGCGGCTCGAAAACCAAGACCGGGCAATGGTCCACATCAGCGCAGGTTCTGGAAGATCTGGCAGCGCAGGGCGAGCCCCTGCCGCGCAAGATCGTGGACTGGCGCCAGCTGACCAAGCTCAAGAGCACCTATACGGATGCCCTGCCCTCCTATGTCCATCCTGAGACGAAGAGAGTGCATACGAGCTATTCGCTCGCATCCACCACCACGGGTCGCCTCTCCTCCTCCGAGCCGAACCTGCAGAACATTCCGGTGCGCAATGCGGAGGGCCGCAAGATCCGCACGGCCTTTATCTCGACGCCCGGACACAAGCTGCTTTCGGCTGACTATAGCCAGATCGAACTGCGTGTCCTCGCGCATGTCGCCGACATCCCACAGCTTCGGCAGGCCTTTGCCGAGGGGATCGATATTCATGCGATGACGGCGTCCGAAATGTTCGGCGTGCCGGTGGAAGGCATGCCATCCGAGGTCCGACGCCGTGCCAAAGCGATCAACTTCGGCATCATCTACGGCATCTCGGCCTTCGGTCTTGCCAACCAGCTATCCATCGAACGCTCCGAAGCCGGCGATTACATCAAGAAATACTTCGAGCGCTTCCCCGGCATTCGCGACTATATGGAGAGCACAAAGGCGTTTGCGCGGGAGAACGGCTATGTCGAAACCATCTTCGGACGCCGCGCCCACTATCCGGACATCAAGTCGTCCAACCCGTCGGTAAGAGCGTTCAACGAGCGCGCAGCAATCAATGCGCCGATCCAGGGCTCTGCGGCAGATATCATCCGCCGTGCCATGGTGCAGATCGAACCGGCGCTTGCGAAATCTGGTTTGGGCGAGAAGGTGCGGATGCTGCTTCAGGTCCACGATGAATTGATTTTCGAAGTGGAAGACGAGGCAGTGGGTGTCGCTATGCCGGTCATCGTCCATACGATGGAAAACGCCGCTCTCCCGGCACTCGAACTGAAGGTTCCTTTGAAAGTCGATGCGCGTGCCGCCTCGAATTGGGACGAGGCGCATTGA
- a CDS encoding alpha-D-ribose 1-methylphosphonate 5-triphosphate diphosphatase, producing MSHEQVFTNARIVLPESVISGAVVIRDGLIADISESPTRTGEDLDGDYLIPGLVELHTDHLETHYAPRPGVKWDLTAALQAHDAQIATSGITTVFDCLRLGSDEAGGFARGEMRELANVIEQAQNEGRLRAQHFLHLRCEVPCPDVLEQFSDFEGDPNVRLASLMDHAPGQRQFQTLEQYIFFYKTKRGLDEEAFRAFTQRRMEASARYSARHRDALAERCAANGIFVASHDDATLAHVEEAIGHGVRLAEFPTSIEAAEASHAAGLSVLMGAPNVVRGKSHSGNIAARDLAERGLLDVLSSDYVPFSLLHAPFILADTVEGLDLPHAISMVTRAPADAVGLTDRGRIAEGARADLVRVHRVSGVPVSRAVWRAGNRIA from the coding sequence ATGAGCCACGAGCAGGTGTTTACCAATGCACGGATCGTCCTGCCGGAGAGTGTCATCAGCGGTGCAGTGGTCATCCGCGACGGGCTGATTGCCGACATCAGCGAATCCCCAACCCGGACCGGCGAAGATCTGGACGGGGATTATCTCATTCCCGGACTGGTGGAACTGCACACCGACCACCTGGAAACACATTACGCACCGCGTCCGGGAGTGAAATGGGATCTGACGGCCGCCTTGCAGGCCCATGATGCCCAGATCGCCACCTCGGGCATTACCACGGTCTTCGATTGCCTGCGGCTGGGCTCGGATGAAGCCGGTGGGTTCGCACGCGGCGAAATGCGCGAATTGGCCAATGTCATTGAACAGGCGCAGAATGAGGGCCGATTGAGAGCGCAGCATTTCCTGCATCTGCGCTGCGAAGTACCGTGTCCGGACGTGCTGGAGCAGTTCTCGGATTTCGAGGGCGATCCGAATGTGCGCCTGGCGTCCCTGATGGATCACGCACCCGGCCAGCGGCAGTTCCAGACGCTGGAGCAGTACATCTTTTTCTACAAGACCAAGCGCGGCCTTGATGAGGAGGCGTTTCGGGCCTTCACCCAACGCCGGATGGAAGCCTCCGCGCGCTATTCTGCCAGACACCGCGATGCTCTGGCCGAGCGCTGTGCCGCCAACGGCATCTTTGTGGCAAGCCATGACGATGCGACCCTTGCGCATGTGGAAGAAGCAATTGGCCATGGGGTGCGGCTTGCGGAATTCCCGACGAGCATCGAAGCGGCGGAAGCATCGCATGCGGCGGGTCTCAGCGTTCTGATGGGCGCGCCGAATGTCGTGCGCGGCAAATCGCACTCCGGAAACATCGCTGCACGCGATCTGGCGGAGCGCGGCCTGCTGGATGTTCTTTCGTCAGATTACGTGCCCTTCAGCCTTTTGCATGCACCGTTCATTCTGGCGGATACGGTGGAGGGACTGGATCTGCCGCATGCCATCTCAATGGTCACCCGAGCCCCAGCCGACGCTGTTGGTCTGACGGATAGAGGCCGTATCGCAGAGGGCGCCAGGGCGGATCTCGTGCGCGTGCATCGGGTCAGCGGCGTCCCGGTCAGTCGTGCTGTTTGGCGCGCGGGCAATCGTATTGCCTGA
- a CDS encoding DUF1045 domain-containing protein → MRNAIYFSPPETHALTQTASAWLGRSAFGTLSAETVTAGSSAEEHRQLTAEPARYGFHATLKAPFLLPTDRTQGALEIFFDEFCSRQAPTLVPRLELTEIGPFFALTCGGGTEGINHLCNSVVEAFEPWRAPLTPEDMARRKPERLSERQRELLDRWGYPYVFEEFRFHMTLTGPVEEGSKARVRDILQTVFADHLGRPLPIEHLGLFVEVERGAPFTVARHAELRGMGDRP, encoded by the coding sequence ATGCGCAATGCCATCTACTTCTCGCCGCCAGAAACTCATGCACTGACACAGACCGCGAGCGCCTGGCTGGGACGCAGCGCCTTTGGGACGCTTTCCGCTGAGACCGTGACGGCGGGATCATCGGCAGAAGAGCACCGGCAACTGACTGCGGAACCGGCGCGTTACGGATTTCATGCAACGCTCAAGGCGCCGTTCCTTCTGCCGACGGACCGGACGCAAGGGGCGCTGGAGATCTTCTTCGACGAGTTCTGCAGCAGGCAGGCGCCGACGCTAGTGCCGAGGCTCGAACTGACGGAGATTGGCCCTTTCTTCGCCCTGACCTGCGGTGGCGGGACGGAAGGGATCAACCACCTCTGCAACAGCGTGGTCGAAGCATTCGAACCCTGGCGCGCACCGCTGACCCCGGAGGATATGGCGCGCCGGAAGCCGGAGCGGTTGAGCGAGCGCCAGCGGGAGCTTCTCGATCGCTGGGGCTATCCTTATGTCTTCGAGGAATTCCGGTTTCACATGACGCTGACCGGACCTGTCGAGGAAGGCAGCAAGGCCAGGGTCCGGGATATCCTGCAGACTGTTTTCGCAGACCATCTTGGCAGGCCGCTGCCCATTGAGCATCTGGGTCTTTTCGTGGAAGTGGAGCGCGGTGCACCCTTTACGGTGGCTCGCCACGCAGAACTGCGCGGCATGGGGGATCGCCCATGA
- a CDS encoding 2,3-bisphosphoglycerate-dependent phosphoglycerate mutase gives MSGTLVLVRHGQSDWNLKNLFTGWKDPELTELGVQEATAGGQALAETGIKFDIAFTSELKRAQETCRIVLEKVGQSGLETIRDLALNERDYGDLSGLNKDDARAKWGEEQVHIWRRSYDIPPPGGESLRDTGARVWPYYLTEILPRVLKGQTVLVAAHGNSLRSLVMVLDRLSKEEILKLNLATGVPMVYKLNADSTVASKQVLGDMSGAH, from the coding sequence ATGAGCGGAACTCTCGTACTCGTCCGTCACGGACAGAGTGACTGGAACCTGAAGAACCTGTTCACCGGCTGGAAGGATCCTGAACTGACAGAGCTTGGCGTACAGGAAGCTACCGCAGGCGGACAGGCTCTGGCTGAGACCGGCATCAAGTTCGATATCGCCTTTACCTCCGAACTGAAGCGCGCCCAGGAAACCTGCCGCATCGTTCTGGAAAAGGTCGGTCAGAGCGGTCTGGAGACGATCCGCGATCTCGCCCTCAACGAGCGTGACTATGGCGATCTTTCTGGGCTGAACAAGGACGATGCTCGTGCAAAGTGGGGCGAAGAGCAGGTGCATATCTGGCGCCGTTCCTACGACATTCCGCCTCCGGGTGGCGAATCCTTGCGTGACACCGGTGCTCGCGTCTGGCCCTATTACCTGACTGAGATCCTGCCGCGCGTCTTGAAGGGGCAGACGGTTCTGGTGGCAGCGCATGGCAATTCTCTGCGTTCGCTGGTCATGGTTCTGGATCGGCTTTCGAAGGAAGAAATCCTGAAGCTGAATCTCGCGACCGGCGTACCCATGGTCTACAAGCTGAACGCGGATTCGACCGTTGCGTCCAAGCAGGTGCTTGGCGATATGTCTGGCGCGCACTGA